GGTGATGCCGCAATACAACCGCGGATCGTCCGGGGTCATCACTTCGATGCCGGGCAGTTCACGCACGGCGCTGACCCAGCGATTACGCAGATAGTTGAGGCGTGCACCTTTGGCTGCCGAGCCGCCCATCGCCTGATGTTCTTCGAGCACCAGTGGCAAGGTCATCAGCGCCGGAATGTTCGGCGTGCTGTACGGCGTGCGGCCGCGAATGTCGTTGAGCGGGAAGTGCATCTCGCCCATGTCCGGGTCGATGTCGGCCAGGCGCTGCGGGGCGATATAAATGAAGCCAAGGGTCAGCGGCGCGCCGATCCACTTGTGCAGGTTGTAACCGGCGAAAGCGATGCCCAGCGATTCCAGATCGAACTCGAGCTGGCCGAGCGCATGCGCGCCGTCGAGAATCACGTCGACGCCATGTTCCTTCGCCTGCGCAGCAATCGCCTGCACTGGCATCACCAACCCGGTGCGGTGGGTGACGTGGGTCAGGGCCATCAGTTTCAGGCGCGGGTAACGCACGAAGGCCTCGCGGTAGCTGGCCAGCAGACTGTCGAAGGTCGCCGGGTGCTGGTGATCAATCTCGATCACCTCGACGCCACGATGACCGGCCAGCCAGCGCATCGCGCCTTTCACCGTGTCGTATTCCAGATCGCAGATCAGCACCTGATCGCCCGGCTGCAAGCGGTTGTAGTTGCGGATCAGCGCCTGCAAGCCGTCCGAGGCGTTGCGGGTGAGGGCGATCGAGTGCGCGCGCACGCCCAGCATCTCGGCAAGCTGCGCGCGGATGTCGAGGCTGTCCTGCGGCTCGAAACGCTGGCGCACCTGTAC
The window above is part of the Pseudomonas prosekii genome. Proteins encoded here:
- a CDS encoding aminotransferase class V-fold PLP-dependent enzyme, which translates into the protein MPDNTRRARDEDFWLTFADRYAVQPGPINLENGYFGRMSRTVVEEYQRNIELINRSNSVQVRQRFEPQDSLDIRAQLAEMLGVRAHSIALTRNASDGLQALIRNYNRLQPGDQVLICDLEYDTVKGAMRWLAGHRGVEVIEIDHQHPATFDSLLASYREAFVRYPRLKLMALTHVTHRTGLVMPVQAIAAQAKEHGVDVILDGAHALGQLEFDLESLGIAFAGYNLHKWIGAPLTLGFIYIAPQRLADIDPDMGEMHFPLNDIRGRTPYSTPNIPALMTLPLVLEEHQAMGGSAAKGARLNYLRNRWVSAVRELPGIEVMTPDDPRLYCGITSMRFTNHADEQFMAERLLSEYNLFTVVRSGASSGPCIRITPGLTTTAAEIDLLIKALTELS